From a single Nocardioides panacis genomic region:
- a CDS encoding SDR family oxidoreductase, whose translation MAGARSASAEIVALVDAGSVTFVATDLAAPDGPDQLVAEALERGRLDILVNNVGAVTPRMNGFLDVTDEEWFRSLTLNLMAAVRTTRAALPMMLEAGRGSIVMTSSVNAYLPSPGVMDYSAAKAALSSFSKALSMEVGPRGVRVNTVSPGPVHTDMWLGTDGIAQRVAQVTGSTPEDVAAGTASGSVTGRFSDPAEVADAVLFLASRRSGNTTGANLVIDGGIIPTL comes from the coding sequence GTGGCCGGGGCCCGGAGCGCGTCCGCCGAGATCGTCGCGCTCGTGGACGCGGGTTCGGTCACCTTCGTGGCAACGGATCTCGCTGCACCGGATGGCCCGGACCAGTTGGTGGCCGAGGCTCTGGAGCGGGGACGGCTGGACATCCTTGTGAACAACGTCGGAGCGGTCACGCCGCGGATGAACGGCTTCCTCGACGTCACCGACGAGGAGTGGTTCCGTTCGCTCACGCTCAACCTGATGGCGGCCGTGCGGACCACCCGCGCCGCACTCCCGATGATGCTCGAGGCCGGTCGCGGAAGCATCGTGATGACCAGCTCGGTCAACGCCTACCTTCCCAGCCCCGGCGTCATGGACTACAGCGCCGCGAAGGCCGCCCTCAGCAGCTTCAGCAAGGCACTGTCCATGGAGGTCGGGCCGCGCGGTGTGCGCGTGAACACGGTCAGTCCCGGCCCGGTCCACACCGACATGTGGCTCGGTACAGACGGCATTGCGCAGCGTGTCGCCCAGGTGACCGGGTCGACTCCGGAGGACGTGGCAGCGGGAACGGCGTCCGGGAGCGTGACCGGCCGGTTCTCCGATCCGGCCGAGGTCGCTGATGCGGTGCTGTTTCTCGCCAGCCGACGCTCGGGCAACACGACAGGGGCCAACCTCGTCATCGACGGAGGCATCATCCCCACTTTGTAA
- a CDS encoding sulfotransferase, protein MVLQLIGSGLPRTGTSSLREALRHLLGAPVYHMSEAFAHPDCPYLGGCHEGGHTRLGGLPGRVRRRG, encoded by the coding sequence ATGGTCCTGCAACTCATCGGCAGTGGCTTGCCTCGCACTGGCACGTCCTCGCTCCGGGAGGCTCTGCGACACCTCCTGGGCGCGCCCGTCTACCACATGAGCGAGGCCTTCGCGCATCCCGATTGCCCATACCTGGGTGGCTGCCATGAAGGGGGACACACCCGACTGGGAGGACTTCCTGGCCGGGTACGCCGCCGGGGTTGA
- a CDS encoding sulfotransferase family protein, with product MAAMKGDTPDWEDFLAGYAAGVDAPFSNCWRELSAAYPDAPVLLSRRADPEVWLRSMEATVLPRTREILAKDDRDPMVPLFRVIFRDLFTDIDDGDQAKAGYQRRLDEIRAEIAPERLVEWQPGDGWEPVCHALGVPVPDLPFPHESSTADYLSRKGARAHNDAQRVASLRSSN from the coding sequence GTGGCTGCCATGAAGGGGGACACACCCGACTGGGAGGACTTCCTGGCCGGGTACGCCGCCGGGGTTGACGCGCCGTTCTCGAACTGCTGGCGCGAGCTGTCCGCGGCATATCCGGATGCCCCGGTCTTGCTGTCGCGCCGTGCCGATCCCGAGGTGTGGCTCCGCAGCATGGAGGCGACGGTCCTGCCTCGCACTCGCGAGATTCTCGCGAAGGACGACCGCGATCCGATGGTTCCGTTGTTCCGGGTGATCTTCCGCGACCTGTTCACCGACATCGACGACGGGGATCAGGCCAAAGCCGGCTACCAGCGGCGGCTGGACGAGATCCGCGCCGAGATCGCCCCGGAGCGGCTCGTCGAGTGGCAGCCGGGAGACGGCTGGGAGCCCGTCTGTCACGCGCTCGGCGTGCCTGTCCCGGACCTGCCCTTTCCTCACGAGAGCAGCACCGCGGACTACCTGTCCCGCAAGGGAGCTCGTGCGCACAATGATGCGCAACGGGTAGCGTCCTTACGCTCATCGAACTAG
- a CDS encoding GNAT family N-acetyltransferase, with translation MAGEAARGREGVLETDRLLLRPWRVDEAGIQREMWAERDPRVPPHRRIDADGHPTVADFEEAIRANQPSSLGLLAVEREVEGDAIGYCGLVDSGRGTHEPELAFEFLRRCWGQGYATEASWAVLDWARTSGYERLWASVWDWNTASRRVLAKIGFTETDREEANYGTNLVTTRRL, from the coding sequence ATGGCAGGTGAAGCGGCTCGGGGTCGTGAGGGCGTGCTTGAAACGGATCGTCTGCTGCTGCGGCCGTGGCGGGTAGACGAGGCCGGTATTCAGCGTGAGATGTGGGCTGAACGCGACCCGCGGGTGCCGCCGCACCGCCGCATCGACGCGGACGGACATCCCACGGTCGCAGATTTCGAGGAGGCGATCCGCGCCAACCAGCCGTCCTCGCTCGGGTTGCTGGCGGTCGAGCGGGAGGTCGAGGGCGACGCCATCGGGTACTGCGGCCTGGTCGACAGCGGACGAGGGACGCACGAGCCGGAACTGGCGTTCGAGTTCCTGCGTCGCTGCTGGGGGCAGGGATACGCAACCGAGGCGTCCTGGGCGGTGCTGGACTGGGCGAGAACGTCCGGGTACGAGCGACTGTGGGCATCCGTCTGGGACTGGAACACCGCCTCGCGCCGCGTGCTGGCGAAGATCGGGTTCACCGAGACCGACCGCGAGGAAGCGAACTACGGGACCAACCTGGTCACCACGAGACGGCTCTGA